CTAAAGTTATGTGATAAGTCATATAGACTATATTCACATTAGTTCACATATTGGATTATATCTTTTTTTTACTTTTTTTACAATTGAGTTTATTTAGCTTTTAAACGTTAGTTGTTAGTTTATTTGTAAGCTCATCAATTTTTACTTTAAAGTCCTCATCGTTTTCTATAAGTGAATTTATTTTTTTAATAGTATGTGAAATAGCAGTATGATCTTTCATACCAAAATATTGAGCTAACTGAGGCATAGTATTTTGAGTTAGTTCGCGACAAAGGTATATAGATATACGTCTAGCATAAACAAGGTTTTTTGCTCTTCCTTTAGATGTTATTTCACTTGGTTTTATATTTAAATCTTTTGCTACAAATTTAGTAATGTTATCAAGAGTAAGGTTGGCTGTTTTTTCTTGCATCTGATCTTTTAGTACATTTTTTGTAAAGTCGAGGTCTATATCTACATGCATCAGTTGTGAATAAGCATGCAGTTTTGAGAGTATCCCTTCTATCTCACGAACATTACTCTCTATAACGGTAGCAATATAATTAATGATATCTTTTGAGAGTTTTACTTTGTTTATCTCAGATTTTTTCTCAATTATGGCGATTTTAGTTGTTAACTCAGGCGGTTGAATATCTGCAACCAGTCCCCATTCAAATCTGCTTTGAAGTCTTTTTTCAAGTCCGCCTATTTTTTTAGGATGTTTGTCTGCTGTTAGTATTATCTGTTTGCCTGCTCCTTTTAGAGCTTCAAATGTATGAAAAAATTCTTCTTGAATAGTATCTTTGTTACTTAAGAACTGAATATCGTCTATTAAAAGTACGTCACATTTGCGGTATTTTTCTTGAAATCTATCCATAGTCTGGTTTCTTACATGGCGTATAAAGTCGTTTAAAAACTGCTCAACCGTAGTATAAATTACGCTTTTGCCCTGATCTTGAAAAACATTTCCCGCTGCTTGCATCAAGTGGGTTTTTCCAAGACCGACACCACCGTATATAAAAAGAGGGTTGTAAACTTCACCCGCTTTTTCACTAACACTCTTCACTGCCGAGTATGCAAACTGGTTTGAACCGCCTACCATAAAGTTATCAAATGTATGTGAAGGGTTTAAAAGTGATTTTGAAGTTGGTTTTTCCTCTTTTTTCTTGGTTTTTCTTTTATCAAAACTGTCTTTTAGAGTTATTTTAACAGTAACGTTGTTTGATGTTTTAACTTCAAACAAATGTTCGAGTTTAGATGTATATTTATTTTTTATCCAGTTGCAAACTAAAGTATTTGGTGCATAATATACGGCTAAGTCACTGGTTGATTTTTTAGAATCATAGTCTAATTGTTTAATATAACGGTTATATTCAACCTCTGTTATCTCTTCTTTAAGTTGTAATAATATCTCTTGACCAATATTCACATAATCACCTATTTTTTAAATAATAAGTGAATAATAACTCAAACTTACATAAAATAGGGTTAAATATATGTGAATAACTAAAATGTGAATAAGTGATTAAAAGTAAAGATACTTTATTGTAAAATTATTAAAATTTATGTATTTGGGGTATAAAAGATTATGGATAGAATATTAGTAATAGAGGATAATAAAACACTTGCAAATTTAATGGCTAAAAAAATATCTTCTAAGTTAGATTTTGAAGTAGATGTTGCTTATAGTATGTCTGAGGCCAAACTTTTTTTAAAAGGTTATAAATATTTTTTAACTCTCTCGGATTTAAATCTTCCGGATGCTCCAAACGGTGAAATAATTGATTATGTTTTAAAAACAGGAAACCATGTAATAATTTTAACTTCAAATATAGATAAAAGTTTTAGAAAAAAGATGTTTGAAAAAAATATTATAGATTACATACATAAAACAGGAATAGAAGATATAAATTATATCATTAACAACATAAGAAGGTTGTCTAAAAACCGAAAACATAAAGTTTTGGTTGTAGATGATTCGGTCGTGTTTAGAAAACAGATGAAAGATATGCTCACAAATCTTTTTTTTAATGTTATTACGGTTGCTCACGGTGAAGAAGCTATAAATATTTTAGATACTACACCAGATATAAGTTTGGTTTTGACAGATTATAATATGCCTGTAATGAACGGCTTAGAACTAACAACACAGATAAGAAAAAAATACAAAAAAAGTGAACTATGTATAATCGCACTCTCAGGCAAAAGCGATGATGAAGAGATAGCGATGTTTCTAAAAAGCGGTGCAAACGATTTTATAAAAAAACCTTTTTCAAAAGAGGAATTTTCTTGTCGTATAAACAATTCGATAGAAGCCTTGGAAAATATTCATGCAATTACGAACCAATCTATAAGAGATTTTTTAACGGGTCTGTATAATAGAAGATACTTCTTTAAAGAGGTTGAAAAGTATTTTATAGATGCAGTTAATAATGATGAAAGTTTTTCAATAGCTATGGTTGATATAGATGATTTAAAAAAAATAAACGACACATACGGACATGAGAACGGAGATAAAATAATTGTAAGTTTAGCTGAAACTCTAAGAAGTGAAACATCAAAAGATGATATAGTAGCGAGATTTGGAGCGGGAGAGTTCTGTATGGTTTTAAAAGATGTATCAACCGATAAAGCTATAGATGCATTAGAGAGTATAAGACAAAAAGTACAAAATTCGGTTACGCTCTCAGATAAAAATCAAGAGATAAAATACACAATATCGGTAGGTATAGCATTAGAACATGAAAATACTTTAGAAGACACAGTCAATGAAGCAGATATGCATCTATACACTGCTAAAGAAAACGGTAAAAATAAAATAGAGCATCAGTAAAGAAATAAAATGATAATTTTGGGAATAGACCCCGGTACTAGAAATATGGGATATGCCCTTATTGAACTAAATAAAGGTAAAACAAGTTTAAAAGAGGCCGGTCTTATAAAAATAAAAGCAGATGATCTGCAATTTCAAATTCCACAGATGGTAGAAGCCTTTGATACCATCTTTAAAAACAATAAAATCGATGAAGTAGCTATGGAAGACATTTTCTATGCCCATAATCCAAAAACTACCATAAAACTTGCTCAGTTTCGCGGTGCTATCATGTTAAAGCTTCTTCAGGAGTTTGGTCAGTTTAGCGAATATACCGCTTTGCAAGTAAAACAAGCTATAACAGGAAACGGAAAGGCAAAAAAAGAACAAGTAGCTTTTATGGTAAAACGCCTTTTAAATATAAAAAAAGAGATAAAACCCTTAGATATTACAGATGCTATAGCCGTCGCGATAACTCACTCACAAAGAATAAAATTTTCAGAAAATAAAAAGAGTACTACTTAATCTAAATACTTTTTTAATATAGTTATTAAAGATTCATTATTTATAGGTTTAGCTAAATAATCATCAAAACCTTCTTCTATATACTTTTCTCTGTCCCCGCTAACGGCATTTGCGGTTAAGGCTATAATCGGTGTTTTATTTTCAAAATCTTTTTGATACTCTTTTATACTTTTCATAGCTTCAAGACCGTTTTTGTTTGGCATATTTATATCCATAAAAACCATATCGTATTTTTCTTTTTTAAAGTAGTTTTCTGCTTCTAATCCATCATTTGCCATTGTAATATCTATATCCATATCGTCAAGCAACAACTTAATAAGCATTTGGTTTGTTTTGTTATCTTCTACAACAAGTATGCTTTTATTTTCAAAACGATGAATATCTTCAGTTGTAGTTAACTCTTCCTCATTGCTATCTAAAACTTCAATATCTATAGTAAAGAAAAATCTACTACCTTTGCCTAGTTCACTCTCTATATGCAATTCACTGCCTAAAAGTTTTAACAGTTTTAGTACTATAGAGAGACCAAGCCCTGTTCCACCGTATTTTCTAGTTATAGAAGTATCCGCTTGTATAAACTCTTGTGTTATAGAAGATATTTTTTCTTTTTCTATCCCTATCCCTTCATCTTTTATCTCTATGTATAAAGAAGACTCAGCTCTATTAAACTTAACTATAAATTCAACTTCATTATTTTCATGGGTAAATTTTATTGCATTAGAAATCAGGTTTGATATTATTTGTTTTAATCTCAGTTTATCGGTTTTTATGTTTTTGGGTAATTTATTTGAAATTGAATTTACTAGAGTAACTCCATTCTCAGATGCTGCTTCACTGTATAGTTCATATATATTATCAAGTTCTTTTTTTGGATTAAACTTTGTAAATTCAAGTGAAAATTTTCCGGATTCTATTTTTGAAAAATCTAATATATCGTTTATGATGTTTAACAGTGAATATGAGGATTGATCGATAGTATTAAGATATTTTAAACGTTTACTATCTTTTTCGGTTTTTTTAAGAATTTTTATAAAACCTATTATTGCATTTAGGGGTGTTCGTATCTCATGCGACATTGTTGATAAAAAGTTTGACTTAGCTTCTGCAGCTCTATTTGCTTCATCTGCCTTTACCTCTAATTTTTTGATTAAATCTTGATTTCTATAGCTTAAAGATATAGAATTTATAACTAATTTATTCATTTTTTTTGAACTGGCAAAGGAAAATAATATATAAAGAAATAAAGTTATAAAAAGAGGATTATATATAGGGTTGTCCATAGTAGTAATAATATACATAAAGGGTGTCATAGTAAGAATAACAAAACTGATATATAGTTTATTGTTAGTAGCTAAACTAGCCGAAGCCGTTGATGTAAGTCCACCAAGCATCAGAACCAAGAAGATTTGATATACGATACTTTGGGGTAATATAACAAAAGGAATAACACCCCAAACAGTACCGGATGTTATAAGTGAGATTGCAAAATAGAATTTATATTTTTTAAAATTTTTTTTGTTGATTTTAACGGAGGAGTATTTTTTTGCCAAAAATAAACGTGCTATAACCATAAAAACAATGAAGAGATACCAGATATTTAAATTTATATCCGGCACTTCACCTCTTAGTACAAAAAATATAACAGTTGCTACACCAAAAAGACCTAGCGTTGACGAATTTAGATTATCATATAAATAGGCAAGTTCTTTATGCTCTAAATAATCTTTTTTTTCCACTTAATCCCTTTTTTTATTTATCTATTTAATTAGGTGTTCTTTCTGTCTTTCCGGTATATAATTGTCTCGGTCTTGCAATTTTAATAGTTTTTTGTTGACGTAGTTCACTCCACTGTGCAATCCAGCCCGGTGTGCGACCAATTACAAAGATTACTGCAAACATCTCTTTTGGAATCTTTAGTGCACGTAATATAAGTCCGGAATAAAAATCTATATTTGGATAAAGTCCGCGGGATACAAAATACTCATCGTTTAAAGCAATATGCTCTATTTTGTTAGCTACTGCAACTAACTCACTGCTTATTCCCAGTTCATCC
The genomic region above belongs to Sulfurimonas lithotrophica and contains:
- the dnaA gene encoding chromosomal replication initiator protein DnaA, coding for MNIGQEILLQLKEEITEVEYNRYIKQLDYDSKKSTSDLAVYYAPNTLVCNWIKNKYTSKLEHLFEVKTSNNVTVKITLKDSFDKRKTKKKEEKPTSKSLLNPSHTFDNFMVGGSNQFAYSAVKSVSEKAGEVYNPLFIYGGVGLGKTHLMQAAGNVFQDQGKSVIYTTVEQFLNDFIRHVRNQTMDRFQEKYRKCDVLLIDDIQFLSNKDTIQEEFFHTFEALKGAGKQIILTADKHPKKIGGLEKRLQSRFEWGLVADIQPPELTTKIAIIEKKSEINKVKLSKDIINYIATVIESNVREIEGILSKLHAYSQLMHVDIDLDFTKNVLKDQMQEKTANLTLDNITKFVAKDLNIKPSEITSKGRAKNLVYARRISIYLCRELTQNTMPQLAQYFGMKDHTAISHTIKKINSLIENDEDFKVKIDELTNKLTTNV
- a CDS encoding GGDEF domain-containing response regulator, yielding MDRILVIEDNKTLANLMAKKISSKLDFEVDVAYSMSEAKLFLKGYKYFLTLSDLNLPDAPNGEIIDYVLKTGNHVIILTSNIDKSFRKKMFEKNIIDYIHKTGIEDINYIINNIRRLSKNRKHKVLVVDDSVVFRKQMKDMLTNLFFNVITVAHGEEAINILDTTPDISLVLTDYNMPVMNGLELTTQIRKKYKKSELCIIALSGKSDDEEIAMFLKSGANDFIKKPFSKEEFSCRINNSIEALENIHAITNQSIRDFLTGLYNRRYFFKEVEKYFIDAVNNDESFSIAMVDIDDLKKINDTYGHENGDKIIVSLAETLRSETSKDDIVARFGAGEFCMVLKDVSTDKAIDALESIRQKVQNSVTLSDKNQEIKYTISVGIALEHENTLEDTVNEADMHLYTAKENGKNKIEHQ
- the ruvC gene encoding crossover junction endodeoxyribonuclease RuvC; the protein is MIILGIDPGTRNMGYALIELNKGKTSLKEAGLIKIKADDLQFQIPQMVEAFDTIFKNNKIDEVAMEDIFYAHNPKTTIKLAQFRGAIMLKLLQEFGQFSEYTALQVKQAITGNGKAKKEQVAFMVKRLLNIKKEIKPLDITDAIAVAITHSQRIKFSENKKSTT
- a CDS encoding response regulator; this translates as MEKKDYLEHKELAYLYDNLNSSTLGLFGVATVIFFVLRGEVPDINLNIWYLFIVFMVIARLFLAKKYSSVKINKKNFKKYKFYFAISLITSGTVWGVIPFVILPQSIVYQIFLVLMLGGLTSTASASLATNNKLYISFVILTMTPFMYIITTMDNPIYNPLFITLFLYILFSFASSKKMNKLVINSISLSYRNQDLIKKLEVKADEANRAAEAKSNFLSTMSHEIRTPLNAIIGFIKILKKTEKDSKRLKYLNTIDQSSYSLLNIINDILDFSKIESGKFSLEFTKFNPKKELDNIYELYSEAASENGVTLVNSISNKLPKNIKTDKLRLKQIISNLISNAIKFTHENNEVEFIVKFNRAESSLYIEIKDEGIGIEKEKISSITQEFIQADTSITRKYGGTGLGLSIVLKLLKLLGSELHIESELGKGSRFFFTIDIEVLDSNEEELTTTEDIHRFENKSILVVEDNKTNQMLIKLLLDDMDIDITMANDGLEAENYFKKEKYDMVFMDINMPNKNGLEAMKSIKEYQKDFENKTPIIALTANAVSGDREKYIEEGFDDYLAKPINNESLITILKKYLD